From the genome of Primulina eburnea isolate SZY01 chromosome 12, ASM2296580v1, whole genome shotgun sequence, one region includes:
- the LOC140807237 gene encoding adenylyltransferase and sulfurtransferase MOCS3, whose product MDSDAVTETPADIRREILSLEAAKSQIEHRITSLQARLNTCSNGSFNEEQEKETHFVGQLSADMIYRYSRHLLLPLFGVGAQANLLKNSVLVIGAGGLGSPALLYLAACGVGRIGIVDHDVVELNNLHRQIIHTEAYIGRPKVESAAAACRAINSTVQIVEHKEALRTSNALEIMNKYDIVVDATDNVPSRYMINDCCVVLGKPLVSGAALGLEGQLTVYNYKGGPCYRCLFPTPPPTTACQRCADSGVLGVVPGIIGCLQALEAIKVAGAVGEPLSGRMLLFDALTARIRVVKIRGRSLQCEACGEAATLTPKQFREFDYEKFTQSSLSTIPLKLNLLPADARITSKECNNRILKGEAHVLLDVRPSHHYKIISLPNSLNIPLANLEGRLPEISTALRNKEDNEKGSTRSSPSLYVICRRGNDSQRAVQYLHKNGYTSAKDIIGGLESWAHDVDPKFPTY is encoded by the exons ATGGATTCCGACGCGGTTACAGAAACGCCGGCTGATATACGCCGTGAAATCTTATCATTGGAGGCGGCCAAGTCTCAGATCGAGCATCGAATAACATCTCTGCAAGCTCGCCTCAATACTTGTAGCAATGGCTCCTTCAACGAGGAACAAGAAAAGGAGACTCATTTCGTAGGCCAGCTATCCGCGGATATGATCTACAGATACAGCCGTCATCTTTTGCTTCCTCTATTTGGGGTTGGAGCGCAAGCAAATTTGTTGAAAAATTCGGTGCTCGTTATTGGAGCTGGTGGCTTGGGTTCACCAGCCTTGTTGTACCTTGCTGCTTGCGGTGTTG GCCGTATAGGTATTGTTGATCATGATGTGGTTGAACTTAACAATTTGCACAGGCAG ATAATTCACACTGAAGCATATATTGGAAGACCAAAAGTAGAGTCTGCTGCTGCAGCTTGTAGAGC TATCAACTCTACTGTCCAAATAGTTGAGCACAAGGAAGCATTGCGCACGTCAAATGCATTGGAGATTATGAACAA GTATGATATTGTTGTAGATGCAACTGACAATGTTCCTAGTCGTTACATGATCAACGATTGCTGTGTGGTATTGGGAAAG CCTCTTGTTTCTGGAGCTGCTCTTGGACTCGAAGGGCAG CTTACCGTTTACAATTATAAAGGAGGTCCCTGCTATCGATGCCTGTTCCCTACTCCACCACCTACAACAGCATGTCAAAGATGTGCAGACAGTGGAGTCCTGGGAGTAG TACCAGGCATCATTGGCTGCCTCCAGGCGCTGGAGGCTATTAAAGTTGCTGGTGCTGTTGGTGAACCACTTTCAGGACGGATGCTTCTGTTTGATGCGCTTACTGCTCGAATTCGTGTT GTTAAaattaggggaagatcattgcAGTGTGAAGCCTGTGGAGAAGCTGCAACCCTAACACCAAAACAATTTCGCGAATTTGACTATGAAAAGTTCACCCAATCTTCACTATCCACG ATTCCATTGAAGTTAAACTTACTTCCAGCGGATGCTAGAATAACCAGCAAGGAGTGCAATAACAGAATTTTGAAAGGTGAAGCACATGTATTGTTGGATGTGAGGCCATCCCATCACTATAAAATTATTTCTCTCCCCAATTCTTTGAACATCCCTCTCGCAAATTTGGAGGGCCGGTTACCCGAAATTTCTACAGCATTGAGAAACAAGGAAGACAATGAGAAGGGCAGTACTCGTTCAAGCCCTTCTTTGTATGTCATTTGCAGACGAGGCAATGATTCTCAGAGGGCGGTTCAATACCTACACAAGAACGGGTATACTTCCGCTAAAGACATAATAGGAGGGCTTGAATCGTGGGCACATGATGTGGATCCAAAGTTCCCGACTTACTAA